The nucleotide window CGACCCGGCCGCCGTGGACGATATCCTCGGCCTGCATGCGCGCGGCCTGAAGAGCGTGGCGATGCTGCCGCTGGGCTACCGCGCCGACGCGGGCGACTGGCTGGTGGACCTGCCGAAGGTGCGCCGTCCCCGCGAGCAGTTCGTCACCGAAGTCGCGTAAGCGGAACGCCGCCTTCCGGCGCACCGTCGCCGAAGCCGGCGCTCAGGGGCCGAAGCGCTCCAGCAGGAAGTCGACGAAGGTCGTCAGCTTGGGCGTGGCCCGCCGGTCGCGCGAGTACACCAGGTGCATCGGGCGCGGCGCGGGCAGCCAGTCCCGCAGCAGCGGAACGAGCCGGCCGGCGGCGATATCGTCGGCCAGGATCAGTTCGGCCTGCATCACGATGCCGAAGCCGTTCAGCGCGGCCATCCGCAATGCGGCCGTGCTGTTGGCGCGAAAGCGCCCTGGCCGCACCAGGCGGCCATCCTGTTCTCCCTTCAGTTTCCACCTTGCCTGCGGCAGCCACCCGGTGAACTCCAGGCATTCATGCCCTTGCAGATCCGCCGGCGTGCGCGGCGTGCCATGGCGTTCCAGGTATGCCGGCGACGCGCAGATCGCCATCCCGTACGGCTTCAGGGGGCGCGCCACCAGCGTCGAATCGGGCAGCGGCCCGATGCGCACGGCGATATCGAATCCTTCCTCCACCAGGTCCACCGTGCGGTCGTTCAGGCTCAGGTCCACCGTCACGTCCGGATAGCGCGCCAGGTACTCCGCGATCGCGGGGCTCAGCCACTGCGCGCCGAACGATACCGGCGCGGTGGCCTTGACCAGGCCGCGCGGCGCGGCGCGCATCGCTTCGGCCACCGATTCGGCGGCGCCGATCTGGGCCAGGATGGCGCGGCATTGCTCGGCATAGCGGCGGCCGAT belongs to Pseudoduganella albidiflava and includes:
- a CDS encoding LysR family transcriptional regulator, which produces MDKLRSMEVFIAAVDAGSFAGAAQRCAMSAVMVGKHIRALEQMLGAALLTRTTRRQALTEIGRRYAEQCRAILAQIGAAESVAEAMRAAPRGLVKATAPVSFGAQWLSPAIAEYLARYPDVTVDLSLNDRTVDLVEEGFDIAVRIGPLPDSTLVARPLKPYGMAICASPAYLERHGTPRTPADLQGHECLEFTGWLPQARWKLKGEQDGRLVRPGRFRANSTAALRMAALNGFGIVMQAELILADDIAAGRLVPLLRDWLPAPRPMHLVYSRDRRATPKLTTFVDFLLERFGP